Proteins found in one Elusimicrobium sp. genomic segment:
- a CDS encoding prepilin-type N-terminal cleavage/methylation domain-containing protein — protein MKKGFTLVEMLVVVLIIGILASIAMPAYHRSVEMSRASEAMQMVRSIAKANEIHKMQTGKYTANINNLTVKIGGEDVTYADMKRKQSKYFQYGTRATSSGDTTGVIAIANRLKVDTYYSLRMFEGKQGIYCRQYSARPFNICEDLSSGVKEDIYYLIQ, from the coding sequence ATGAAAAAAGGGTTTACACTGGTTGAAATGTTGGTAGTGGTGTTAATCATAGGCATTTTGGCTTCTATAGCGATGCCCGCCTATCACCGCTCGGTAGAAATGTCCCGCGCGTCGGAAGCCATGCAAATGGTACGCAGTATTGCCAAGGCCAACGAAATACATAAAATGCAAACGGGCAAATATACCGCTAATATCAATAATCTTACCGTTAAAATAGGGGGGGAAGATGTGACGTATGCGGACATGAAACGCAAACAAAGCAAGTATTTCCAATACGGTACGCGCGCTACCTCCTCCGGCGATACCACGGGAGTAATTGCGATTGCCAACCGCCTGAAAGTGGATACTTATTACTCGCTTCGTATGTTTGAAGGGAAACAGGGAATTTATTGCCGTCAGTATTCGGCCCGTCCTTTCAACATCTGCGAAGATTTAAGCAGCGGTGTAAAAGAAGATATTTATTATTTGATTCAATAA
- the uvrA gene encoding excinuclease ABC subunit UvrA, with protein sequence MKSIKVIGAKGHNLKNITVSLPKGKMTVVTGLSGSGKSSLAFDTIYAEGQRRYVESMSAYARQFLELMEKPDVEHIEGLSPAISIEQRNPSKNPRSTVATVTEIYDYLRLLFARVGHRHCPQCGREVETWSVQGIAQDILKKFTDKTLYILAPVVRGRAGTYEELFAKFKKDGYVKARVNGQVITLENTPSLERYKKHTIELVTDEFYVDEFDRERLVESLEAALKYAKGLVHILETSGEKPVDFTYSESNACAHCGIGFSELEPRLFSFNSPYGACPDCNGLGLKIEVAEDLVVPDDTLSINEGAIAAWDNPVTTRTHRWKNSWSEYYYDILHQVCRQNKINMNTPWNKLPKAQRDLLLYGTGGASYTSVISGGEQDFEGVITNLKRRYQESESDFVKEEVYTRFMREVTCPTCAGKRLKPEALAVKINGKNIQEITAMQVSAAKNFFQTIELTDKEKIIAKDVLKEIRARLDFLHSVGLSYLTLERKSQTLSGGEAQRIHLATQIGSGLTGVLYVLDEPTIGLHSRDNDRLIETLKNLRDLDNTLIVVEHDKDTILASDYVVELGPLAGEHGGEIVAAEPTEDFLKNKHSLTAGYLNGQRMILPREELRKGNGKFLEIVGAKQFNLKDIHVKFPLGKFICVTGVSGSGKSTLIHQILYKALAHKFYGAKDVPGVHKALKGLEHIDKVIIVDQSPIGKTPRSNPATYTGVFSHIRDLFAEMPEAKRRGYKPGRFSFNVKGGRCEKCQGDGILKIQMQFLPDIYVKCEECNGKRFNEDTLEVKFKGKNIAEVLEMSVSQALEFFDAIPKIKRYLQTLHDVGLGYIKLGQSATTLSGGEAQRVKLADELSRKGTGKTLYILDEPTTGLHFADIDKLLHVLHGLADKGNTVLIIEHNLDVIKTADWLIDLGPEGGDKGGEIVCQGTPRQVAACASSYTGKYLKPELDAVDAFLKNNPSAERPKPKEKPAPAKRSSSKKQK encoded by the coding sequence ATGAAAAGCATTAAAGTAATCGGCGCAAAAGGCCATAACCTAAAAAATATTACCGTTTCTCTGCCCAAGGGAAAAATGACCGTAGTAACCGGGCTTTCCGGCTCCGGCAAGAGTTCTTTGGCGTTTGATACCATCTACGCGGAAGGGCAACGCCGTTATGTGGAAAGTATGTCCGCTTATGCCCGACAGTTTTTGGAACTCATGGAAAAACCTGATGTGGAACACATTGAAGGCTTATCCCCGGCTATATCCATTGAACAACGCAACCCTTCCAAAAACCCCCGCTCCACCGTGGCTACCGTTACGGAGATTTACGATTACCTGCGTTTGCTTTTCGCGCGGGTGGGCCACCGCCATTGTCCTCAATGCGGACGGGAAGTGGAAACCTGGAGCGTGCAGGGAATTGCGCAGGATATCCTCAAAAAATTTACCGACAAAACGCTTTATATTCTGGCCCCCGTGGTGCGCGGACGCGCCGGAACTTACGAAGAATTATTCGCCAAATTCAAAAAAGACGGCTATGTAAAAGCACGCGTAAACGGACAGGTCATCACATTGGAAAATACCCCCTCGCTGGAACGCTACAAAAAGCACACCATTGAATTGGTAACAGACGAATTTTATGTAGATGAATTTGACCGCGAACGCTTGGTGGAAAGTTTGGAAGCCGCCTTAAAATATGCCAAAGGCCTTGTGCATATTTTGGAAACCTCCGGCGAAAAACCCGTAGATTTTACCTACAGCGAAAGCAACGCCTGCGCCCACTGCGGGATTGGATTTAGCGAATTAGAACCCCGCCTTTTTTCCTTCAACTCCCCCTACGGTGCGTGCCCCGATTGCAACGGCCTGGGGCTTAAAATAGAGGTTGCCGAAGATTTGGTGGTACCGGACGACACTCTTTCCATTAACGAAGGGGCCATCGCGGCATGGGATAACCCCGTTACCACCCGCACACACCGCTGGAAAAATTCCTGGAGTGAGTATTATTACGATATTTTGCATCAAGTGTGCCGTCAAAACAAAATCAACATGAATACCCCCTGGAACAAATTGCCCAAGGCGCAACGGGATTTACTGTTGTACGGAACGGGAGGAGCCAGTTATACTTCGGTTATTTCCGGCGGAGAACAAGATTTTGAAGGCGTTATCACCAACCTTAAACGCCGCTACCAAGAAAGCGAAAGCGACTTTGTAAAAGAAGAAGTTTACACCCGTTTCATGCGCGAGGTTACCTGCCCCACCTGTGCGGGCAAACGCCTCAAACCCGAAGCCTTGGCCGTTAAAATAAACGGAAAAAATATCCAAGAAATTACGGCTATGCAAGTATCGGCCGCCAAAAATTTTTTCCAAACGATTGAACTGACGGATAAAGAAAAAATTATTGCCAAAGATGTCCTCAAAGAAATTCGCGCCCGCTTGGACTTTTTACACAGCGTAGGGCTTAGCTATTTAACATTGGAACGCAAAAGCCAAACTTTGTCCGGCGGGGAAGCACAGCGTATCCACTTGGCTACCCAAATCGGCTCGGGCTTAACGGGGGTTCTTTATGTGCTGGACGAGCCGACCATCGGCCTTCACTCACGCGATAACGACCGCCTGATTGAAACCCTTAAAAATCTGCGCGATTTAGACAATACGCTGATTGTGGTGGAACACGATAAAGACACTATTTTAGCCTCCGATTATGTAGTGGAACTGGGGCCGCTGGCCGGGGAACACGGCGGTGAAATTGTGGCCGCGGAACCGACGGAAGATTTCCTAAAAAACAAACACTCCCTCACCGCCGGATACCTCAACGGACAACGCATGATTCTTCCGCGGGAAGAACTGCGCAAAGGAAACGGCAAATTTTTGGAAATCGTAGGAGCCAAACAATTTAACTTAAAAGATATTCATGTTAAATTCCCGCTTGGAAAATTCATCTGCGTTACGGGTGTTTCGGGCTCGGGAAAAAGCACGCTGATTCACCAAATTCTTTACAAAGCCCTCGCTCATAAATTTTACGGGGCAAAAGATGTTCCCGGCGTACACAAAGCCTTAAAAGGCCTGGAACATATTGATAAAGTAATTATTGTAGATCAAAGCCCTATCGGCAAAACTCCGCGCAGCAACCCCGCCACTTACACGGGTGTGTTCTCGCATATTCGCGATTTGTTTGCCGAAATGCCCGAAGCCAAACGCCGCGGATATAAACCGGGCCGCTTTTCCTTCAATGTAAAAGGCGGCCGGTGCGAAAAATGCCAAGGGGACGGCATCTTGAAAATACAAATGCAGTTTCTGCCCGATATTTATGTAAAGTGCGAAGAGTGCAACGGAAAACGCTTTAACGAAGATACGTTGGAAGTTAAATTCAAAGGGAAAAACATTGCCGAAGTGTTGGAAATGAGCGTATCGCAAGCGTTGGAATTTTTTGACGCAATCCCCAAAATCAAACGCTACCTGCAAACCTTACACGATGTGGGGCTCGGATATATTAAATTAGGGCAATCGGCCACCACCCTTTCCGGCGGGGAGGCTCAACGCGTCAAATTGGCTGATGAACTCTCCCGCAAAGGGACAGGCAAAACACTCTATATCTTGGACGAACCCACCACCGGGCTACACTTCGCCGATATTGATAAACTGCTCCATGTGCTTCACGGACTGGCGGACAAAGGCAACACGGTGCTTATCATCGAACATAATTTAGATGTTATCAAAACAGCTGATTGGTTGATTGATTTGGGCCCCGAAGGCGGCGACAAAGGCGGAGAAATCGTCTGCCAAGGAACACCGCGCCAAGTGGCGGCATGTGCTTCTTCTTACACCGGAAAATACCTAAAGCCGGAACTGGACGCAGTAGATGCCTTTTTGAAAAATAACCCTTCTGCCGAAAGGCCAAAACCCAAAGAAAAACCGGCACCCGCCAAACGCAGTTCTTCCAAAAAACAGAAGTAA
- a CDS encoding flippase-like domain-containing protein, whose product MKKSLKYTFYALGVLLSIALIAVMIYQAKDSFVKIWQTVKIKYLFLSLFSAIMIYVSMGLALYEVLRIMGRKVGKSAAIGIALVSTTVNYVVSSLGASGFALRAHLLNRRRVPFGTCVTASIVISVLLYFVLAIIILQGSVLMLFNSSATTMQLLKNFVLIVGMCGVCAVVTAFLFNDEWRSKCLRKAFRMVNKVLFHVFRALIPKGKYDDFMDQLDEGIDLIHKKKKKMTWTIIYICADWLFTILVLYFAFRAVGVHISTGVLVAGFAVGMVTTLIPILPGGLGAMELAMTAVYSQMGIDWDAALMATLIYRVVYYLIPGIVSIFIYWGLQLSSPVRTRQPKGVRHERTH is encoded by the coding sequence GTGAAAAAATCACTGAAATATACTTTCTATGCTCTTGGCGTTTTGCTTTCTATTGCTCTTATCGCCGTGATGATTTATCAGGCGAAGGATAGTTTTGTAAAAATTTGGCAGACGGTAAAAATAAAATATCTTTTCCTTTCTTTGTTCTCTGCCATAATGATTTATGTAAGCATGGGCCTTGCTTTGTACGAGGTGTTGCGCATTATGGGGCGCAAGGTAGGCAAAAGTGCCGCCATCGGGATTGCGCTTGTTTCCACCACGGTAAACTATGTGGTATCTTCGTTAGGGGCCAGCGGTTTTGCCTTGCGGGCCCACTTGCTTAACCGCCGCCGCGTGCCCTTTGGCACTTGTGTAACGGCCAGTATTGTAATATCGGTGCTTTTGTATTTTGTACTTGCGATTATCATTTTGCAAGGTTCGGTGTTGATGTTGTTTAACTCCTCAGCCACTACCATGCAACTTCTTAAAAACTTTGTGCTCATTGTGGGTATGTGCGGCGTGTGCGCGGTGGTAACGGCCTTTTTGTTTAACGATGAGTGGCGTTCCAAATGTTTGCGCAAGGCTTTCCGCATGGTTAACAAAGTTCTTTTCCATGTGTTCCGCGCGCTGATTCCCAAAGGGAAATACGATGACTTTATGGATCAGTTGGACGAAGGAATAGACCTTATCCACAAGAAAAAGAAAAAAATGACCTGGACGATTATTTATATCTGTGCCGACTGGTTGTTTACGATTTTGGTTTTGTATTTTGCCTTCCGTGCCGTAGGGGTGCATATTTCTACAGGCGTGTTGGTGGCCGGGTTTGCCGTGGGTATGGTCACCACGCTTATTCCCATTTTACCCGGCGGTCTGGGGGCGATGGAATTGGCGATGACGGCAGTTTATTCCCAAATGGGAATCGATTGGGACGCCGCCCTCATGGCCACCCTTATCTATCGGGTTGTTTACTATCTTATTCCGGGCATTGTCAGTATCTTTATCTATTGGGGGTTGCAGCTTTCTTCTCCCGTAAGAACCAGACAGCCCAAAGGAGTCCGCCATGAAAGAACGCATTAA
- a CDS encoding gamma carbonic anhydrase family protein, with protein MKERINELVPNVRPSCYVHKSAVLIGDVTLGENVSVWPCAVLRGDIAAISVGENSNIQENACIHVNYGAPAQIGKGVSVGHGAVVHGSKIGDNCLIGMNAVVMESEIGPNSIIGAGSVVPAGKKIPAGSLVMGVPAKVVRELEEDEVNAIMKNAREYAGAIGLYKDHCEEM; from the coding sequence ATGAAAGAACGCATTAACGAATTGGTGCCCAACGTGCGCCCGAGTTGTTATGTTCACAAAAGTGCCGTGTTAATCGGTGATGTGACGCTGGGGGAAAATGTTTCCGTTTGGCCTTGCGCCGTGTTGCGCGGGGATATTGCTGCTATTTCGGTGGGGGAAAACTCCAATATCCAGGAAAATGCCTGTATTCATGTCAACTACGGGGCTCCGGCACAAATCGGCAAAGGGGTCAGTGTAGGGCACGGTGCCGTGGTGCACGGAAGCAAAATCGGCGATAACTGCTTAATCGGCATGAACGCGGTGGTGATGGAAAGTGAAATCGGCCCCAATTCCATTATCGGGGCGGGTTCCGTGGTACCTGCGGGCAAAAAAATTCCGGCGGGCTCTTTGGTAATGGGTGTACCGGCCAAAGTAGTACGCGAGTTGGAAGAGGACGAAGTAAACGCCATTATGAAAAATGCCCGCGAATATGCCGGTGCGATTGGTTTGTATAAAGACCATTGTGAGGAAATGTAA
- a CDS encoding response regulator encodes MKKVVLIEDSKVLGTALCGALKVEGVEVHWAENGVAGVMLAKQTKPDLILLDLMLPKLSGFEVCKMLKTDNATWRIPIVIMSTLSDPESRDRAAEAGADHFIPKPYDLASTMAEIKKHLKI; translated from the coding sequence ATGAAAAAAGTAGTGCTGATAGAAGACTCCAAAGTGTTGGGAACGGCGTTGTGCGGTGCCTTGAAAGTGGAAGGAGTGGAAGTGCACTGGGCCGAAAACGGTGTGGCGGGCGTGATGCTTGCCAAGCAAACAAAACCCGATTTGATTTTGTTAGATTTAATGCTTCCCAAACTAAGCGGATTTGAAGTCTGTAAAATGTTAAAAACGGATAATGCTACCTGGAGAATACCGATAGTGATTATGTCCACTCTGTCGGATCCGGAGTCCCGAGACCGCGCCGCCGAAGCCGGTGCCGATCATTTTATCCCCAAACCGTATGATTTGGCTTCCACCATGGCCGAAATCAAAAAACATCTAAAAATATAA
- a CDS encoding tetratricopeptide repeat protein: MAVTKKKTTKKAEVKKQPAAKKAVAKKTAPKRVAVEKAVLEELLESNRPSQALEMLVAVRTKDAQLWFLTGEAQRQLGSFENALKSYAKALHIAEEAEVRMDTLLAMASCYRTLGHSAAAYELAEETLQMAQELEYDEYAVRAMQEMGMALRAWGRLEEALDWLDTVLSAYTQQKDYAGMSFIYWAKGGIFRLQGHFKEGIEQFKKAIAFAKKAGDEISLAYGYCGLAGISRICGKIDDCVKNYQAAEKIFRKSEDVFGKAYTNCGMANGLRQQGKYEVALRHYNVADKLYSAINDQVDLGFVKWGRADILKRKNKMQEALKDLQEAQVLFDNSDETRGQILTKLSLAQVLYALGKVEEAEALYDAGVKQARAEGLHTYLESYT, encoded by the coding sequence ATGGCTGTTACCAAAAAAAAGACGACAAAAAAAGCCGAAGTAAAAAAACAACCTGCCGCAAAGAAAGCCGTTGCTAAAAAAACGGCTCCCAAGCGTGTGGCGGTGGAGAAGGCCGTTTTGGAAGAACTGTTGGAAAGCAACCGCCCTTCCCAAGCTTTGGAAATGTTGGTAGCCGTGCGCACGAAAGATGCGCAACTTTGGTTTTTAACCGGCGAGGCCCAACGCCAACTGGGTTCCTTTGAAAATGCACTGAAAAGTTATGCCAAGGCCTTACATATCGCCGAGGAAGCCGAAGTGCGCATGGATACTTTGCTTGCTATGGCTTCCTGCTATCGCACATTGGGGCATTCTGCTGCCGCTTACGAACTGGCGGAAGAAACTTTGCAAATGGCGCAAGAATTGGAATACGATGAATACGCCGTGCGCGCCATGCAGGAAATGGGCATGGCTCTTCGTGCATGGGGCCGCTTGGAAGAAGCCTTGGATTGGTTGGATACGGTTCTTTCGGCTTATACGCAACAAAAAGATTATGCGGGCATGAGTTTTATTTATTGGGCCAAAGGCGGTATTTTCCGCTTGCAAGGCCATTTTAAGGAAGGCATTGAACAATTCAAAAAAGCCATCGCCTTCGCCAAAAAAGCGGGGGACGAAATCAGCCTGGCCTACGGATACTGCGGTTTGGCGGGCATCAGCCGTATTTGCGGAAAAATCGACGATTGTGTGAAAAACTACCAAGCAGCCGAAAAAATCTTCCGCAAAAGCGAAGATGTTTTCGGTAAAGCCTACACCAACTGCGGCATGGCCAACGGCCTGCGCCAACAAGGCAAATACGAGGTGGCTCTTCGTCACTATAATGTAGCGGATAAACTTTATTCCGCTATCAACGATCAGGTAGATTTGGGTTTTGTAAAATGGGGCCGTGCCGATATTTTGAAGCGCAAAAACAAAATGCAGGAAGCCCTGAAAGACTTGCAGGAAGCCCAGGTGCTTTTTGATAATTCCGATGAAACCCGCGGGCAAATTTTAACCAAACTTTCCTTGGCGCAAGTGTTGTATGCACTCGGGAAGGTGGAAGAAGCCGAAGCCCTCTATGATGCGGGGGTAAAACAAGCCCGCGCCGAAGGCTTACATACCTATTTGGAAAGTTACACTTAA
- the rimO gene encoding 30S ribosomal protein S12 methylthiotransferase RimO, with the protein MMTTMTTMKNPPSPKMWPYKRTFMKFYLISLGCPKNLTNSEEFSARLIANGHKMVFSPEKADTVLINTCGFIASAVKEAKEEIRYALELKEAGKIKKVAVTGCLVERYREQLAKEFPGIDTLFSIGSQQTVEKTIKQKGVFLDPLPSKLYLPEYKMTLTAPHTAYLKVADGCNNRCAYCTIPFIRGNYISKPMNDIVREARLLVQTGVKEISLIAQDTTSYGMDLYGKPQLVPLLEKLLKIRGLGRLRIMYGYPHRVTKELAQLMASTDKIFHYIDIPLQHIADPVLKRMNRHCDGAQIRRTLDMLKAEVSDISLRTNFIVGFPGETKKDFNELKKFVKDYEFDNMGVFEYFREKGTTAYAMEQVPAKVKHERAAELVETQSRVIDKINKRLIGTVVEAIADGPDFGRTYKDAPDIDGKVTFTRPVEVGSIFKARMIAADGYERELEPID; encoded by the coding sequence ATGATGACGACGATGACGACCATGAAAAACCCGCCATCACCGAAGATGTGGCCGTATAAGAGGACTTTTATGAAATTTTATTTAATCAGTTTGGGTTGCCCCAAAAACTTAACCAACAGCGAAGAATTTTCCGCACGCTTAATTGCAAACGGACATAAAATGGTTTTCTCCCCGGAAAAAGCCGATACGGTGCTTATCAACACTTGCGGCTTTATTGCCTCTGCCGTCAAAGAAGCCAAGGAAGAAATCCGCTACGCGCTGGAGTTAAAAGAAGCGGGTAAAATCAAAAAGGTAGCCGTTACCGGGTGCTTGGTGGAACGCTACCGCGAGCAACTTGCAAAGGAATTTCCGGGGATAGACACATTGTTTTCCATCGGCTCCCAACAAACCGTGGAAAAAACCATCAAACAAAAAGGCGTTTTTTTAGACCCGCTCCCGAGCAAACTTTACCTGCCCGAATATAAAATGACGCTCACCGCCCCGCACACGGCTTACTTAAAAGTGGCAGACGGCTGCAACAATCGTTGCGCGTATTGTACTATTCCGTTTATCCGCGGGAATTATATTTCTAAACCCATGAACGACATTGTACGCGAGGCTCGCCTTTTGGTGCAAACAGGCGTAAAAGAAATTTCCTTAATTGCCCAAGACACCACTTCTTACGGCATGGACTTATACGGCAAGCCCCAACTGGTACCCCTGTTGGAAAAACTGCTTAAAATACGCGGTTTGGGGCGTTTGCGCATTATGTACGGCTATCCGCACCGCGTTACCAAAGAACTCGCGCAACTGATGGCCTCTACGGATAAAATTTTCCACTATATTGATATCCCCCTTCAACACATTGCCGACCCTGTATTAAAACGCATGAACCGCCATTGCGACGGCGCCCAAATCCGCCGCACCTTGGATATGCTGAAAGCCGAAGTGTCCGATATTTCTTTGCGCACGAACTTTATTGTCGGTTTCCCCGGGGAAACGAAAAAAGATTTCAACGAACTTAAAAAATTTGTGAAAGATTACGAGTTCGATAATATGGGTGTATTTGAATACTTCCGCGAAAAAGGAACCACCGCTTATGCTATGGAACAAGTGCCCGCTAAAGTAAAGCACGAACGCGCCGCCGAACTGGTGGAAACGCAAAGCCGAGTGATTGATAAAATAAACAAACGCCTGATCGGCACGGTGGTGGAAGCCATTGCGGACGGGCCGGACTTTGGCCGCACCTACAAAGACGCGCCGGACATTGACGGCAAAGTAACCTTTACCCGCCCGGTAGAAGTAGGGAGTATATTTAAGGCACGCATGATAGCCGCTGACGGATACGAACGCGAATTAGAACCGATTGATTAG
- a CDS encoding potassium transporter TrkH, producing the protein MASINWREAIAKTKEFIKISLKKYSIFLLHLTPHQNIAQTVLAYTFLGWIVLSLPFMNSTDVSFLDNLFTSASAVSSVGLNSVNFADSYTFLGKLVVLILIQIGGLGYMTFSSFFFISFSERHRLRKHQQENLSAEVSLPNTLKLSDFLWAAVVFTIIAESIGAVFLFNYFRHHNYGIFDAAWYSVFNSVSAFCTAGFSLWNNSLENFADSKTINIVISCLSLAGAMGFIVVTDLFNFIRRKTKTISFTTKIIVVCTFCMVAFGTFTLFVTSPGLTLLEAFFQSTAAMTTGGYNTVNVGTLSSCSLLILMLLMSVGGSPSGTAGGMKTTVFCSLMALMYNRLKLNTRVEFLGRRIPVVRLYSATSTFLLYILFLFASVFLLTWTEDLPFLKLLFESAAALSTAGLSTGITAELSWLGKLIIIGTMIIGRIGVVTFGMAILSTDDDDDDDDDHEKPAITEDVAV; encoded by the coding sequence ATGGCCTCTATTAACTGGCGCGAAGCAATCGCAAAGACAAAAGAATTTATCAAAATATCGCTGAAGAAATATTCTATTTTTCTTCTGCACCTTACCCCACACCAAAATATTGCCCAAACGGTGCTGGCATATACTTTTTTGGGGTGGATTGTTCTGTCCCTGCCGTTTATGAACAGTACCGATGTGTCGTTTTTGGACAATTTATTTACCTCGGCATCGGCCGTATCTTCTGTGGGGCTTAACAGCGTAAATTTCGCCGATTCTTACACCTTTTTAGGCAAACTGGTAGTGCTGATTCTCATTCAAATCGGCGGGCTCGGGTACATGACTTTTTCCTCGTTTTTCTTTATTTCTTTTTCGGAGCGCCACCGCCTCCGAAAACACCAACAGGAAAATCTATCCGCCGAAGTGTCACTGCCTAACACCTTGAAACTTTCGGACTTTCTGTGGGCCGCCGTTGTGTTTACTATTATTGCGGAAAGCATCGGGGCTGTATTTTTGTTTAACTATTTCCGCCACCACAACTACGGTATTTTTGATGCGGCGTGGTACAGTGTTTTTAACAGTGTATCCGCTTTTTGTACGGCAGGTTTTTCTCTTTGGAATAATAGTTTGGAAAATTTTGCCGACAGTAAAACTATCAATATTGTCATTTCCTGTTTATCTTTAGCAGGGGCCATGGGATTTATCGTGGTAACAGATTTATTTAATTTTATCCGACGGAAAACAAAAACCATTTCTTTTACCACTAAAATTATTGTGGTATGCACCTTTTGTATGGTAGCCTTCGGTACTTTTACCCTGTTTGTTACCTCGCCCGGCCTTACGCTGCTGGAAGCCTTTTTCCAATCTACCGCCGCTATGACTACCGGCGGATATAATACCGTAAATGTGGGCACATTGTCTTCCTGTTCGCTACTTATTTTGATGCTTCTTATGAGTGTGGGCGGTTCCCCCTCCGGCACGGCCGGCGGTATGAAAACCACCGTTTTTTGCAGTTTAATGGCGCTGATGTATAACCGCTTGAAACTTAATACGCGCGTGGAATTTTTGGGGCGGCGTATCCCCGTAGTGCGTTTGTACTCGGCCACTTCCACCTTTCTTCTTTACATTTTGTTTTTATTCGCCAGCGTGTTCTTACTTACCTGGACGGAGGATCTCCCCTTCCTTAAATTATTGTTCGAATCTGCCGCTGCATTAAGTACCGCCGGGCTTTCCACCGGTATTACGGCAGAACTTTCTTGGCTGGGTAAACTTATCATCATCGGTACTATGATTATCGGCCGCATCGGTGTAGTAACTTTTGGTATGGCGATTTTATCTACGGACGACGATGATGACGACGATGACGACCATGAAAAACCCGCCATCACCGAAGATGTGGCCGTATAA
- a CDS encoding MFS transporter, producing MKLLTINSPKTPLKLILTTEAFSSFTNQFMQILLPWYILSTTGSVLWTGFVGFCALLPNIFSSLFGAPLIDKAGRSKAMFTCEVIQFLLLGSIPVLIAFHCAWPWLIGILIFLSSFFDAPGQLARTALSPTFSRYAGVAVSKTAGIVQSFDGIMCVAGPIVGGTVIACCGLFSAWVLCAVFCLIIVIICTVLYSNRKPRTPRRLPSYAEVWQNLRTDRTLWEPMLFMLPTFILGESWELILLPAYIYEHGFNAVYLGALGAAFGFGAFLGAIGFAKWAGKFSFSALLTCNYMGYLLSIVVLYFKLPTWAVLGATGLCGIPFGAFGAMINSIILLRTPTELRSKTLGLFATATYTVESCCVLGIAFCIHCCGLADTLFGAGTIFAILVFVSIFIKKKEDFWRVLSSEENKLFTK from the coding sequence ATGAAATTATTAACTATAAACTCTCCCAAAACCCCGCTTAAACTGATTTTGACGACGGAAGCGTTTTCCTCGTTTACCAACCAGTTTATGCAAATTTTGTTACCTTGGTATATTTTATCCACTACGGGTAGCGTTCTGTGGACGGGGTTTGTGGGTTTCTGCGCGTTACTGCCCAATATTTTTTCTTCTCTTTTCGGGGCACCGCTTATTGATAAGGCAGGCCGTTCCAAAGCCATGTTTACCTGCGAGGTTATCCAGTTTTTACTTTTGGGTTCTATCCCTGTTTTGATTGCTTTTCACTGCGCTTGGCCGTGGTTAATCGGGATACTGATTTTTTTAAGTTCCTTTTTTGATGCCCCCGGCCAACTGGCCCGCACGGCTTTATCCCCCACCTTCTCGCGCTATGCGGGGGTGGCGGTTTCCAAAACGGCAGGGATTGTGCAATCTTTCGACGGTATTATGTGTGTGGCGGGGCCTATTGTGGGCGGGACGGTTATTGCGTGTTGCGGGCTTTTTTCGGCATGGGTGTTGTGCGCCGTGTTTTGTTTGATAATTGTTATCATCTGCACCGTTCTTTATTCCAACCGCAAACCGCGTACGCCCAGAAGGTTGCCTTCGTACGCGGAAGTGTGGCAAAACCTCCGCACGGACAGAACCCTCTGGGAACCGATGCTTTTTATGCTTCCTACTTTTATTTTAGGCGAATCGTGGGAACTTATTTTGCTCCCCGCCTATATTTACGAACACGGCTTTAATGCCGTGTATTTAGGGGCGCTCGGGGCGGCGTTCGGGTTCGGGGCGTTTTTGGGGGCTATCGGTTTTGCCAAATGGGCGGGCAAGTTTTCTTTTTCCGCGTTGCTTACCTGTAACTATATGGGATATTTGTTGTCTATCGTCGTACTTTATTTCAAATTGCCCACTTGGGCCGTGTTGGGGGCGACTGGGCTGTGCGGAATCCCCTTTGGTGCCTTTGGAGCGATGATTAACAGTATTATTTTACTTCGCACACCCACGGAACTGCGCAGTAAAACGCTGGGGCTGTTTGCCACCGCTACCTACACGGTGGAAAGTTGCTGTGTGTTGGGCATTGCGTTTTGTATTCATTGTTGCGGGCTTGCCGATACTCTTTTCGGGGCAGGCACTATATTTGCTATACTTGTTTTTGTGAGCATTTTTATAAAAAAGAAGGAAGACTTTTGGCGCGTTTTATCGTCGGAAGAAAATAAATTGTTTACAAAATAA